GGCAGAATGAATGATATAGCAAACAGAATTAGAGAAAAAATGTCTCCAATAGATGAAACTAAAAATGTAAGCAGCGGAACAATTTCAGGTGCAAATAAAAATGAAACTTATCACTCTGGTATAAATTCTTAAATAAGGTAAAAAATGAGTAAAAAAATAGATGAAACAAATCCATATTTAGACGCAAAAAGAGAGTGGCTTGAAAGATATGGAAATTATATATCTCAAAAAAGAAATTGGCAAATAATCGCAGTTCTTAGTGCGATTATCTCTTTAATTTGTGTTATTTTTCTTGGATACTCTACTACGCAAAACAAACTAATCCCATATGTGATAGAAGTTGATAAACTAGGAAATACTTCAAAAGTTGGAATAGTCCAAAATATAGATTTAAAAAATCCCAATGTTATAAAATATAGTCTTAATACTTTTATTTATTCTTGGCGTTCTGTGTGGGGCGATGTAGAAATTCAAAGAAAATTTATATTTGATGCATATGCCTACCTTGAACCAAATTCAAAAGCATTTAATTTTATAAATGAAGAATACAGAGAGAAAAATCCATTTAAGCAAGTAAGTAAAGAAAATGTCAGAGTAAAAGTTAAAAGTATTGTTCCACAAAACGCTGATACTTGGCAAGTTGAGTGGGAAGAAGAAACTAGAAATTTAAAAGAAGAGATTATTTCACAAATAACTTATAGGGGATTTTTCCAAGTTAAACAGATTGTGCCAACAACAGAAGAGCAAATTTTAAAAAATCCTTTGGGAATTTTTATATTTGATCTAAATTATGCAAAAATTTTATAAGGAATTTATATGAAAAAAATACTAGTTTTAAGCTTTTGTGCTATGGCTCTTTTATATTCTAATGGCTTTGATGAAAGAGATTATATAAATTTAACACCGAAAGAAAAGAAAGATTTAGAAATAGCTCAAAAATGGATAGACAAAAAAACAACTACAATAAAAGGCGAAAATGGAGAGATTATTTTTCTTTTTGGTGATGCAATGCCAAGTATAATCACAGCTCCACTTAGACTTACAGATATAGTTTTAGAACCAGGTGAAATAATAAAAGATGTCCAAATTGGAGATAGCATTAGGTGGGTTATATCTTTAAGCACAAGCGGAGAAGAACCACTTATAACTTCTCATGTAATTATAAAACCTGTTGATAGCGGACTTCAAACTACACTAAATATTATGACAAATAAAAGAGTTTATAGGCTAAATTTAATTTCAGAAGAGAAAAAATTTATGCCAGGTGTTGCATTTCACTATCCAAATAACATAACAAACACTTTATCAAATTATAAAAAAGAGCTTCAAGCAAAATCAAATTCAAAGAATTTTTATAAAATCAAAGATGATAAAATTCCTACAAATATTGAAAATTTAGATTTTGGCTACACCATAACAGGAAATGGGGAATTTAAACCGCTTAGAGTATATAACGATGGAATCAAAACTTACATACAAATGGCTAAAAATTTGAAATTTTATGAAGCTCCTGCTTTGATGATATTAGATTCAAAAAACAAAGAAGAAGTAGTAAATTACAGAGTTAAGCAAGATATGTATATTGTTGATAGATTGTTTAATAAAGCAATTTTACTTTCTGGTGTTGGTAAAAATCAACAAAAAATTATCATAACCAAAAAATCAAACAAAGCAAACCAAGAAATTATAGACAATGTTTTATATGACTTATCACTTGCAAAGGATAAAAAATGAAGCGTATTATTTTTATTTCTTTGATGGCTTTATGCTTTACAGGTTGTGCTAAATTTAACCCACAATACTTTAACTCAACTATTGAGCGTCAAACTCAAAGTATAAATTTTAACATTTTAGCTGATGATATGGTTGATTTTATATCGATTAATTTTTTAGCAAATACCACAACTTTTTATATTCATACAGATGATTTAGATAAAAATTTTTATGATTATTTAACAAATAAACTTAGAAATAAAGGTTATGCAATTAGCGATAATAGCAGCATTAAAGGGCTAACTTTTTTAAGTTATAATATTTTTGAACAAGATAATAAAATTTATTTGAGCTATAACCTAGATGAGAAAAAAGTTAGCAGAGCTTATGAAATAATTGATAATAAACCAGTTCCAATAGGTAACATTACAACTTTCAATTTTAACAATTAAGGATAAAATATGGGAATTTTAGACGCCGATAGCTCACCAACAAAACTATCAAATAATAAAAGATTATCGAAATTTCCAATTATTATAATTTTTGTTATTATTGTTTTGGTGTTACTTGCTATTATTTACGCTGCACTATCAAAATCTCAACAATTAAAAACACACCAAGAAACAACTAAAACCGAGCAACAATCCCAAACCCAAAACAAAGATGTAAAAGCCTATGTCAATTCATTAGAAGAATCAGGCAAAGAAACAACAAAACAAGTTCCAATCTTAGCAACAAAAGATGATTTTCAAGCAGATAAAAATTCTACAAATATCGAAGTAAAATCAGATAATCCACTAGGAAAGCCTGTAAATTTAATGGAAGAAACAAATCAATTAAGCGAATTTGAACTTAGAGAGCTAGAATTAAAAAACGAAATGAGACTAAAAGCATTAACAAGTATTTCAAAACTCGATGTAAGAAATGAAGAAACAAACAACAAAAATACCGCAGATAACTATCCAAATTTAGACGCAGTAACAAATCTACAAAATCAAAGTTTTGGAGAAATTTCAGAACAAGATAGAGATAAAAAAGCAGAAATTTTTCTTTCAAAGAAAAAAGATAGCGGATATTTAGCTCAAATTAAACAAAAGCCTTTTAGCGAATTTGAATTAAAAGCAGGTTGGATTATTCCAGCAGTTTTAATCACAGGAATAAACTCGGATCTTCCAGGTGAAATTTTAGCTCAAATTTCACAAAATATTTATGATACCGCAAGTGGAAAACATCTTTTAATTCCACAAGGAAGCAAGGTCGTAGGCAGCTATTCAAGTAATATAGTTTATGGACAAAAAAGAATTCTAGTTGCTTGGAATAAAGTTATTTTTCCAAGTGGAGATACTTTAAATTTATCAAATATGCAAGGAACAAGCACAGATGGTTATTCAGGCTTTAAAGATAAAGTAAATAATCACTATTTTAGAATTTTTGGTTCAGCTTTACTTTTATCATCAATTACAGCTGGAATTTCTTTGGCAGATAAATCAGACGGACACCAAACAGAAACAGCCTCTGATAAAGCTATGTCAGCAGCTATAAATCAAATCGGACAAGTTGCAAGTGAGATGATAAGAAAAAATATGAATATCGCTCCAACACTTGAAATAAGACCTGGATATAAATTTAATATTTTTGTTACAAAAGATATTATTTTAGAACCCTTGGAGACATTATATGAGTGATTTAGAAATTTTTAAAATAAGTATAACTCTTATGGAAGCCTTAAATGGGGATAGGGAAGCTATTGCAGATTTATCAGGCTTTGTAAAAAATCACCCTGAAATGTTTAAAAATAATGAAGAAGTTGCAAAAACAATATCAGAAGTTTTATTAGAACATAATCTAGTTTCAAAAAACCATAGGACAAAAGCCGAAAATGATCTGTTTGTTGCCAAACGAAATCTAAGCTTTGAAGATAAAATGGGCGATGTTGGAATTAGAAATGAAGAAGGAACAAATAGAATTTACCATGTTTTAAAAAGAAACCCAAATGAATTTAACAGATTATTAAGAAGAGCTGAAAGATTACAGCTGCTGGTGGAGACGTCTAAAACCCACACTTCGAGACCTGCCGAACAAGACGCTGATATAAATATATCTGGCGATAAAACGCATTCAGCAACTGTAACAAAATCTAAAATAGCAGCAGGTGGTAGGGACGCCCACACCCCCTACACTCAAGCCCAAAGTCTTGACGGGCGACTGGTTCAAAAGAACATTTCACCTGCTACCGACACGAATATTATACCACAATCACTTTTAAATAACCTAAAAGAGTGTGAAAACATAAATCAATTTGCAAGAGATTTAACTTTAATCATCAAGCAAAATCCAAATCAAGATGTTAAATTTTATGATGATTTAGTAAAAGACGCAAAATTAAAAGTCGATTTAACTAAAATAAATGAAGAAAAATTTACTAACGCCATAAATAGTTTAAAAGAAAACAAAACGGCTTTAATGGAAGCATTAATTAAAACAAATTTAAAATCTATCGGCTCAAATTTAAAGCTAGATAATAGCAAGGGATTAAATAATGTTTGATTTGGCTATTATTGAAAATTGTAAAAATCCAAATGTTGATACAGCCATAATTAGACAAATCATCGAAGTTGAAAGCACCAAAAATCAATTTGCAATTAATGTTAATAAAATTGGTAGTTTTGCACCAAAAACAAAAGATGAAGCTATAAATTTGGCTAAAAAATATATCTCAAATGGATATAGTGTCGATATTGGTTTAATGCAATTTAATTCTAAAAATTTAAACTCTACGCTTTTTTCACATTATAGCGTCGATGATTTATTAGATGCTTGTAAAAACATAAAAGCAGGAAGTGATCTTTTTTATTTAGCGTATGAAAGCACAAATCCAAATTTAAACAAATTTCAAAGAATTACAAGAGCTTTAAGCATTTATAATACAGGTGATGAAAAATCAGGTTTTAATAATGGATATGTAAAAAAATACGCACTATTTTATGATTTGCAAATTTATGAAAACGCTAAAAAATCAAATACAAAACTGACTTTAAATTTTAATAAATACTTACTAAAAAATGATAAATATTTTAAAATACAAGGAGAAAATTATGATTAACACCATAACAATTGCTGGAAGAGTTGTAGCTGATCCAATGATAAATTTTACTAAAAGTGGAATGGCAGTTTTAAATTTCACTATCGCAAACAATAGAAAATATAAAAGCGTAGAACAAACCACATTTATTGATGTAACTCTTTTTGGTGCTTACGCACAATCCTTAGAAAACCACATAAAAAAAGGAATTGCCATTGATGTAGTTGGAGAACTCATCCAAGAAAGATGGGAAAACGATGGAAAAAACTACTACAAATATAAAATAAACGCCAAAGAGATAGATTTTAGAATTCCAAAAAGTATTACAAAAGAACCTTATGAAAATTTAGAAGGAGAATTTTATGAAGATTTTCAATGAATTAGATTTAACACCAGGATATGGATATGAAATAGAACCTGAATTAGCAGAAGAATTAGGAGCATTTGAAGAAGATGCTATTTTAAAAGATGATATAAAAGAAGCGATAGAAGATGAATCATGAAAAATCAAGATTTTATAAAGCAAACAGCAGATAAAATAATAAAAAGTCTTAAAAATGGCACAGCTCCATGGATAAAACCTTGGAAAGCAGATGAATTAAACAACACTCTACCATATAATCCAACCACCAATAAAAGCTATAATGGCATAAATAGTATAAATTTAATGTTGGCTGGATATGATGATCCAAGATGGCTTACATATAAACAAGCACAAAGCATAAACGCACAAGTAAGAAAAGGAGAAAAATCAACTCTTATTCAATATTGGCAATTTAGTGAATTTGTTGATAAAATCGATGAAAATGGAAACAAAGTAGTAGATAAAAACGGCGAAATTCAAAAGATCGAAGTAAAGTTAGAAAGACCAAGGGTATTTTTTGCAAATGTTTTTAACGCTGGTCAAATTGATAATATGCCAAAACTTGAAAACAAAGCTACAATTAGCGAATTTAAAGCCAATGAAAACGCCCAAAAGCTATTAAATAATTCAAAAGCCACAATAAAACACACAGGAAACAAAGCCTATTATTCGCCACAAAAAGATGAAATTGTATTACCTCCAAAGGAAAGCTTTATAAACGAGGGAGCTTATTATGCTACTGCAATCCACGAATTAGGTCATTGGAGCGGACACGAAAGCAGATTAAACAGAGATTTAAACAATCCTTTTGGATCGGTTGGATATGCCAAAGAAGAATTAAGAGCTGAAATTGCTTCTTTTTTATTTAATTCAAAATTGGGACTTGATTACAATCCAAATCAACATATAAGTTACATCGATAGCTGGGTTAAAATTTTAGAAGAAAAACCAACTGAAATTTTTAAAGCTTCATCAGACGCAACAAAAATAGTAAATTTTTTAGAAAATTTAGGTATCGAACAAAAACAAAATATAG
Above is a window of Campylobacter ureolyticus ACS-301-V-Sch3b DNA encoding:
- a CDS encoding TrbI/VirB10 family protein, translating into MLDADSSPTKLSNNKRLSKFPIIIIFVIIVLVLLAIIYAALSKSQQLKTHQETTKTEQQSQTQNKDVKAYVNSLEESGKETTKQVPILATKDDFQADKNSTNIEVKSDNPLGKPVNLMEETNQLSEFELRELELKNEMRLKALTSISKLDVRNEETNNKNTADNYPNLDAVTNLQNQSFGEISEQDRDKKAEIFLSKKKDSGYLAQIKQKPFSEFELKAGWIIPAVLITGINSDLPGEILAQISQNIYDTASGKHLLIPQGSKVVGSYSSNIVYGQKRILVAWNKVIFPSGDTLNLSNMQGTSTDGYSGFKDKVNNHYFRIFGSALLLSSITAGISLADKSDGHQTETASDKAMSAAINQIGQVASEMIRKNMNIAPTLEIRPGYKFNIFVTKDIILEPLETLYE
- a CDS encoding single-stranded DNA-binding protein — encoded protein: MINTITIAGRVVADPMINFTKSGMAVLNFTIANNRKYKSVEQTTFIDVTLFGAYAQSLENHIKKGIAIDVVGELIQERWENDGKNYYKYKINAKEIDFRIPKSITKEPYENLEGEFYEDFQ
- a CDS encoding VirB8/TrbF family protein, which encodes MSKKIDETNPYLDAKREWLERYGNYISQKRNWQIIAVLSAIISLICVIFLGYSTTQNKLIPYVIEVDKLGNTSKVGIVQNIDLKNPNVIKYSLNTFIYSWRSVWGDVEIQRKFIFDAYAYLEPNSKAFNFINEEYREKNPFKQVSKENVRVKVKSIVPQNADTWQVEWEEETRNLKEEIISQITYRGFFQVKQIVPTTEEQILKNPLGIFIFDLNYAKIL
- the trbG gene encoding P-type conjugative transfer protein TrbG yields the protein MKKILVLSFCAMALLYSNGFDERDYINLTPKEKKDLEIAQKWIDKKTTTIKGENGEIIFLFGDAMPSIITAPLRLTDIVLEPGEIIKDVQIGDSIRWVISLSTSGEEPLITSHVIIKPVDSGLQTTLNIMTNKRVYRLNLISEEKKFMPGVAFHYPNNITNTLSNYKKELQAKSNSKNFYKIKDDKIPTNIENLDFGYTITGNGEFKPLRVYNDGIKTYIQMAKNLKFYEAPALMILDSKNKEEVVNYRVKQDMYIVDRLFNKAILLSGVGKNQQKIIITKKSNKANQEIIDNVLYDLSLAKDKK
- a CDS encoding lytic transglycosylase domain-containing protein; its protein translation is MFDLAIIENCKNPNVDTAIIRQIIEVESTKNQFAINVNKIGSFAPKTKDEAINLAKKYISNGYSVDIGLMQFNSKNLNSTLFSHYSVDDLLDACKNIKAGSDLFYLAYESTNPNLNKFQRITRALSIYNTGDEKSGFNNGYVKKYALFYDLQIYENAKKSNTKLTLNFNKYLLKNDKYFKIQGENYD